A section of the Gloeobacter violaceus PCC 7421 genome encodes:
- the rplC gene encoding 50S ribosomal protein L3: protein MSLGILGRKLGMTQIFDEEGRAIPVTVVEAGPCPVTQVKSEATDGYTAVQLGFGTAREKVLTRPEVGHCKKAGLEAPVRHLREFRLPDSSQYTPGQQITVDLFAAGQLVDVVGTSIGKGFAGGQKRHHFGRGPMAHGSKNHRAPGSIGAGTTPGRVFPGKRMPGRMGNERVTVRKLTVVRVIPERNVILIQGGLPGVEGGLLMISPAKSVGRAKG from the coding sequence ATGTCACTGGGCATCCTGGGCCGCAAGCTCGGCATGACGCAAATTTTTGACGAAGAGGGTCGGGCGATACCGGTGACGGTGGTCGAGGCGGGGCCGTGCCCCGTCACCCAGGTCAAAAGCGAAGCCACCGACGGTTATACCGCTGTGCAGCTGGGTTTTGGTACGGCCCGCGAGAAGGTCTTGACCCGTCCGGAGGTCGGCCACTGCAAAAAGGCCGGTCTGGAGGCGCCGGTGCGCCATCTGCGCGAATTTCGGCTTCCCGACAGCTCCCAATACACTCCCGGCCAGCAGATTACCGTCGATTTGTTTGCGGCGGGTCAACTGGTCGATGTCGTCGGCACCAGCATCGGCAAGGGCTTCGCAGGCGGCCAAAAGCGCCACCACTTCGGGCGCGGGCCGATGGCCCACGGTTCGAAGAACCATCGGGCACCCGGTTCGATCGGCGCGGGCACCACACCCGGGCGCGTTTTCCCCGGCAAGCGCATGCCCGGCCGCATGGGCAACGAGCGCGTCACCGTGCGCAAACTGACGGTGGTGCGGGTGATCCCCGAGCGCAACGTGATCTTGATTCAAGGTGGCCTGCCCGGCGTCGAGGGCGGCCTGCTGATGATCTCGCCCGCCAAGAGCGTCGGGCGCGCCAAGGGCTAG
- the rplD gene encoding 50S ribosomal protein L4 has protein sequence MATCSIKDWQGNATGEVDLDLPVASAATASHVVYLAFKRQMVNSRQGTASTLTRGEVRGGGRKPWKQKGTGRARAGSIRSPLWRKGGVIFGPKPRDFEIKMNRKERRLALRTALQSRVEDLIVVDEFEGQLAAPKTRELVQAFERWGVDMASQSILLILRERQTNTYLSARNLPNVKVITAGNLNVRDLLATDWIVVTGPALELIKETYGAVA, from the coding sequence ATGGCAACTTGTTCGATAAAAGATTGGCAGGGCAATGCGACCGGCGAGGTCGATCTCGATTTGCCCGTCGCCTCCGCGGCCACCGCCTCCCACGTCGTCTATCTGGCCTTCAAGCGGCAGATGGTCAACTCCCGCCAGGGAACCGCCTCCACCCTCACCCGCGGCGAGGTGCGCGGCGGCGGCAGGAAGCCCTGGAAACAAAAAGGCACCGGTCGCGCCCGCGCGGGCTCGATCCGCTCGCCGCTGTGGCGCAAGGGAGGCGTTATTTTTGGCCCAAAGCCGCGCGACTTCGAGATCAAGATGAACCGCAAGGAGCGGCGGCTTGCCCTGCGCACGGCCCTGCAGAGCCGCGTGGAAGATTTGATTGTCGTTGACGAGTTCGAGGGGCAGCTTGCCGCCCCCAAGACCAGGGAACTGGTGCAGGCGTTCGAGCGCTGGGGTGTCGATATGGCGAGCCAGTCGATCCTCCTGATCCTGCGCGAGCGACAGACCAACACCTATCTGTCGGCGCGCAACCTCCCCAACGTCAAAGTGATCACCGCCGGCAACCTCAACGTGCGCGACTTGCTCGCCACCGACTGGATCGTGGTCACCGGTCCCGCCCTTGAACTCATCAAAGAGACCTATGGAGCAGTGGCATGA
- a CDS encoding 50S ribosomal protein L23 — protein sequence MSSGTKRALADIIRRPLITEKGTRLLEENKYLFEVTPGANKIQIAQAIEELFSVKVTKVNTFNPPARQRRVGKYLGTRSSYKRAIVTLQEGDSITLFPEV from the coding sequence ATGAGTAGCGGAACCAAGCGCGCCCTGGCCGACATCATCCGTCGCCCCCTGATCACCGAGAAGGGCACCCGGTTGCTCGAAGAGAACAAGTACCTGTTCGAAGTCACCCCCGGTGCCAACAAAATCCAGATTGCCCAAGCGATCGAAGAGTTATTCAGCGTCAAGGTGACCAAGGTCAACACCTTCAACCCGCCGGCCCGCCAGCGCCGCGTGGGCAAGTACCTCGGCACACGCTCGAGCTACAAGCGCGCCATCGTCACCCTTCAAGAAGGCGATTCGATCACGCTTTTCCCCGAAGTCTAA